The following coding sequences lie in one Micromonospora sp. R77 genomic window:
- a CDS encoding aminopeptidase P family protein, whose product MTSDEQVKASHRNTPTSEEFRAFIASGWAEPEAAPVPRAEVADHAARRRAALSRQFPGERLVVPAGGLKVRSNDTDYTFRPHTAFAYLTGLGAHSEPDSVLVLDPTSDGRHEALLFFRPLAPRDSEEFFADSRFGEFWVGPRPTVHELEQQLGITARHIDTLPDVLAKDAGSVPARVVRAADAQVTALVDRNRTQAEDASTEQDDPDEEFARHLSGMRIIKDEWEIGEMRRAIAATHRGFDAIIAGLPEAVRKGRGERWVEGLFGLYARHDGNGVGYESICASGDHANTIHWTKNTGPVREGDLILVDAGVEVDSLYTADITRTLPVTGRFTDVQRKIYEAVLEAQEAGLAAVKPGNKFSDIHAAANQVIAARLHEWGLLPDGVTLEQTLDRERGGWHRRWMVHGTSHHLGMDVHDCQMLLRQDYMDGELKPGMILTVEPGLYFKADDLLAPAEFRGIGVRIEDNVLVTQDGHENLSAAMPRTVADVEAWFDRVWSDVDA is encoded by the coding sequence ATGACAAGCGACGAGCAGGTGAAAGCCAGCCACCGCAACACCCCGACGAGCGAAGAATTTCGCGCCTTCATCGCCTCCGGCTGGGCCGAGCCGGAGGCGGCACCTGTCCCGCGCGCGGAGGTCGCCGACCACGCGGCCCGCCGCCGGGCGGCCTTGTCACGGCAGTTCCCCGGCGAGCGCCTCGTCGTCCCCGCCGGCGGACTCAAGGTCCGCAGCAACGACACGGACTACACGTTCCGGCCGCACACCGCCTTCGCCTACCTGACCGGTCTCGGCGCGCACAGCGAGCCCGACAGCGTCCTGGTGCTCGACCCGACGTCCGACGGCCGCCACGAGGCGCTGCTGTTCTTCCGGCCGCTCGCGCCGCGCGACAGCGAGGAGTTCTTCGCCGACTCCCGCTTCGGTGAGTTCTGGGTCGGGCCGCGCCCCACCGTGCACGAGCTCGAGCAGCAGCTCGGCATCACGGCCCGGCACATCGACACGCTCCCCGACGTGCTGGCCAAGGACGCCGGCAGCGTGCCGGCCCGGGTCGTCCGCGCGGCCGACGCGCAGGTCACCGCGCTCGTCGACCGGAACCGGACGCAGGCCGAGGACGCCTCGACGGAGCAGGACGACCCGGACGAGGAGTTCGCCCGGCACCTGTCGGGCATGCGGATCATCAAGGACGAGTGGGAGATCGGCGAGATGCGGCGGGCGATCGCCGCCACCCACCGGGGGTTCGACGCGATCATCGCCGGCCTGCCCGAGGCGGTCCGCAAGGGACGCGGCGAGCGCTGGGTCGAGGGTCTGTTCGGCCTGTACGCCCGGCACGACGGCAACGGCGTCGGGTACGAGTCGATCTGCGCGTCCGGCGACCACGCCAACACGATCCACTGGACGAAGAACACCGGCCCGGTCCGCGAGGGTGACCTGATCCTGGTCGACGCCGGTGTCGAGGTGGACTCCCTGTACACCGCCGACATCACCCGGACCCTCCCGGTGACCGGCCGCTTCACCGATGTGCAGCGGAAGATCTACGAGGCGGTCCTGGAGGCGCAGGAGGCCGGCTTGGCCGCGGTGAAGCCGGGCAACAAGTTCAGCGACATCCACGCCGCCGCCAACCAGGTGATCGCCGCCCGGCTGCACGAGTGGGGGCTGCTGCCGGACGGGGTGACCCTCGAGCAGACGCTCGACCGCGAGCGTGGCGGCTGGCACCGGCGGTGGATGGTCCACGGCACCTCCCACCACCTGGGCATGGACGTGCACGACTGCCAGATGCTGCTGCGCCAAGACTACATGGACGGTGAGCTGAAGCCCGGCATGATCCTCACCGTCGAGCCGGGTCTCTACTTCAAGGCGGACGACCTGCTGGCGCCGGCGGAGTTCCGCGGCATCGGCGTCCGGATCGAGGACAACGTGCTGGTCACGCAGGACGGTCACGAGAACCTGTCGGCGGCGATGCCGCGTACCGTCGCCGACGTGGAGGCGTGGTTCGACCGGGTGTGGTCCGACGTGGACGCCTGA
- a CDS encoding tyrosine-protein phosphatase, which yields MLRLRWPDLRNARDLGEIPTVDGGRIRERALIRTDNHSRLDPAGLAAIGAYGVTRVIDLRWEWEASKYPSPLADDERYRLVPACFDLTGDEEIPKDSYRLMADASRDRLAAALTAIAEAPPGGVVLHCHAGRDRTGLVVALALHVAGATTASIAADYALTDNSPPAMIVNTFAHLEARYGGVTDYLVGSGVRPAHLAAIRTRLT from the coding sequence GTGCTGCGACTTCGCTGGCCCGACCTGCGCAACGCACGCGACCTCGGGGAGATCCCGACCGTCGATGGGGGACGGATCCGCGAGCGTGCCCTGATCCGCACCGACAACCACAGCCGACTCGACCCGGCCGGCCTGGCCGCCATCGGGGCCTACGGCGTGACCCGCGTCATCGACCTGCGATGGGAGTGGGAAGCGTCGAAGTATCCGAGCCCGCTGGCCGACGACGAGCGCTACCGGCTCGTTCCGGCGTGCTTCGACCTCACCGGGGACGAGGAGATCCCGAAGGACAGCTATCGGCTCATGGCGGACGCCAGCCGGGACCGCCTGGCCGCCGCGTTGACCGCGATCGCGGAGGCTCCGCCCGGCGGCGTCGTCCTGCACTGCCACGCCGGCCGTGATCGCACCGGGCTGGTGGTGGCGCTCGCGCTGCATGTCGCCGGTGCCACGACGGCGTCGATCGCCGCGGACTACGCGCTCACCGACAACTCGCCACCAGCGATGATCGTCAACACGTTCGCCCATCTGGAGGCACGCTACGGCGGCGTCACCGACTACCTGGTCGGCTCCGGCGTACGGCCCGCGCACCTGGCCGCGATCCGCACTCGGCTGACCTGA